One window from the genome of Manis pentadactyla isolate mManPen7 chromosome 15, mManPen7.hap1, whole genome shotgun sequence encodes:
- the ARHGEF1 gene encoding rho guanine nucleotide exchange factor 1 isoform X2, protein MRQRLGEPCEPMETEDFARGVAPGPARPGLVPVSIIGAEDEDFENELESSTEEQNSQFQSLEQVKRRPAHLMALLQHVALQFEPGPLLCYLHADVLGSLGTKEAKKAFLDFYHSFLDKTALLRVPVPATVAFELDRTRPELISEDLQRQFVQEVWQSQQAVLSRQLEDFRSKRLMGMTPWEHELAQLEAWAGRDRLGFEARERHLAEQQLTQLEEMQHTISPDEEKSAAVVNAISLYMRHLGVRTKSGDKKSGRNFFRKKVMGNRRADEPTKTKKGLSIFLDAARWSRGEPQAPDFRHPKAEADAEKPGLTERKGGLGVSSRDRNVGVSGQDTPGISLHPLSKDSPDREPGGDAPPEPGDLPPQGPASLEPPAPPESTEEGADSERKWKRLSGRLGRSESLRVSDRRRPSRGSLGAKGRGGGRSRSDVDMDPSSATAVLGPARRPTPEPGEEGEPGRSALELEPEEPPGWRELVPPGTLHSLPKSQVKRQEVISELLVTEAAHVRMLRVLHDLFYQPMADGGFFPLEELQNIFPSLDELIEVHSLFLDHLMKRRQDSGYLIEEIGDVLLARFDGPEGSWFQKISSRFCSRQSFALEQLKAKQRKEPRFSAFVQEAESRPRCRRLQLKDMIPTEMQRLTKYPLLLQSIGQNTEEPEEREKVELAAECCREILHHVNQAVRDMEDLLRLKDYQKRLDLSHLRQSSDPMLSEFKSLDITKRKLVHEGPLTWRVTKDKSVEVHVLLLDDLLLLLQRQDERLLLKSHSRTLTPTPDGKTMLRPVLRLTSAMTREVATDHKAFYVIFTWDQEAQIYELVAQTVSERKNWCALITEAAGSLKVPAPASRPKPRPSPSSTREPLLSSSENGSGSRDMPPADGRTERLPSALLPFCRPGPEGQLAAKALRKVLSLKRLLFPTEDDSGAGPPREEDGVPGGGPLSLTQTQEIREELLSLEETIRQMEEVEEGFCRLRLLLSQLGDNAAPPPGCT, encoded by the exons CTGTGCTACCTGCACGCGGacgtgctgggctccctgggcacCAAGGAGGCCAAGAAGGCCTTCCTCGACTTCTACCACAGCTTCCTGGACAAGACGGCG CTTCTGCGGGTGCCTGTCCCTGCCACAGTTGCCTTTGAACTTG ACCGCACCCGGCCGGAACTCATCTCTGAGGACCTCCAGCGGCAGTTTGTGCAGGAGGTGTGGCAGAGCCAGCAGGCAGTGCTCAGCCGGCAGCTGGAGGACTTCCGCTCCAAGCGGCTCATGGGCATGACGCCCTGGGAGCACGAGCTGGCCCAGCTGGAGGCTTGGGCTGGGCGGGACCGCCTGGGCTTCGAGGCCCGGGAGCGGCACTTGGCAGAGCAGCAGCTGACCCAGCTGGAGGAGATGCA ACACACCATTTCTCCTGACGAGGAAAAGAG TGCCGCTGTGGTCAACGCCATCAGCCTGTACATGCGCCACCTTGGGGTGCGGACCAAGAGTGGGGACAAGAAGTCGGGGAGGAATTTCTTCCGAAAAAAG GTCATGGGGAACCGGCGGGCGGACGAGCCCACCAAGACCAAGAAGGGACTGAGCATCTTTCTGGACGCTGCCCGCTGGAGCCGGGGAGAGCCGCAGG CTCCGGATTTTCGACACCCCAAAGCGGAAGCTGATG CTGAGAAGCCAGGCCTTACGGAACGGAAGGGAGGCCTGGGGGTGTCCTCCCGGGACCGGAATGTTGGGGTGTCCGGACAGGACACCCCTGGAATTTCTCTGCACCCACTGTCTAAGGATAGTCCCGACCGGGAACCAG GTGGCGATGCCCCGCCGGAGCCGGGGGACCTGCCCCCACAGGGCCCCGCGAGCCTGGAGCCCCCAGCGCCCCCGGAGAGCACTGAGGAGGGAGCTGACTCCGAGAG AAAGTGGAAGAG GCTGTCAGGGCGTCTGGGGCGCTCAGAGAGCCTGCGGGTGAGTGACCGCCGCCGGCCTTCCCGGGGCAGCCTCGGGGCTAAGGGCCGGGGTGGGGGCCGCTCCCGGAGTGACGTGGACATGGACCCCAGCTCCGCCACGGCCGTGCTCGGCCCTGCCCGACGACCCAC CCCCGAGCCTGGAGAGGAAGGGGAGCCGGGACGGTCAGCCCTGGAGCTGGAACCGGAAGAGCCCCCTGGCTGGCGGGAGCTCGTGCCCCCAGGCACCCTGCACAGCCTCCCCAAGAGCCAGGTGAAGCGCCAGGAGGTCATCAGCG AGCTGCTGGTGACTGAGGCGGCCCATGTCCGCATGCTCCGGGTGCTGCATGACCTCTTCTATCAGCCCATGGCGGATGGGGGCTTCTTTCCCCTGGAGGAGCTACAGAACATCTTCCCCAGCCTGGACGAGCTCATCGAGGTGCACT cCCTATTCCTCGATCACTTGATGAAGCGGAGACAGGACAGTGGCTACCTCATTGAGGAGATCGGAGATGTGCTTCTGGCTCGG TTTGATGGTCCCGAGGGCTCCTGGTTCCAGAAAATCTCCTCCCGCTTCTGCAGCCGCCAGTCATTTGCCTTAGAGCAGCTCAAAGCCAAACAGCGCAAGGAGCCTCGGTTCTCTGCCTTTGTGCAG GAGGCCGAGAGCCGCCCACGGTGCCGCCGCCTGCAGCTGAAGGACATGATCCCCACCGAGATGCAGCGCCTGACCAAGTACCCCCTGCTCCTGCAGAGCATCGGGCAGAACACAG AGGAGCCTGAGGAGCGCGAGAAGGTAGAGCTGGCGGCTGAGTGCTGCAGGGAGATTCTGCACCACGTCAACCAAGCCGTGCGAGACATGGAGGACCTGCTG CGGCTCAAGGATTACCAGAAGCGCCTGGACTTGTCCCACCTACGGCAGAGCAGCGACCCCATGCTGAGCGAGTTCAAG AGCCTGGACATCACCAAGAGGAAGCTGGTCCATGAGGGCCCACTGACGTGGCGGGTGACGAAGGACAAGTCTGTGG AGGTCCACGTGCTGCTGCTGGAtgacctgctgctgctgctccagcGCCAGGACGAGCGGCTGCTGCTCAAGTCACATAGCCGGACGCTGACGCCCACGCCCGACGGCAAGACCATGCTTCGGCCGGTGCTGCGCCTCACCTCCGCCATGACCCGCGAGGTGGCTACTG atcacaaagccTTCTATGTCATCTTTACCTGGGACCAGGAGGCCCAGATATACGAGCTGGTGGCACAGACCGTGTCGGAGCGGAAGAA CTGGTGTGCCCTCATCACCGAGGCTGCTGGGTCCCTGAAGGTCCCTGCACCTGCCTCTCGCCCCAAACCCCGGCCCAGCCCAAGCAG cacccgGGAACCCCTGCTTAGCAGCTCCGAGAATGGCAGTGGCAGCCGAGACATGCCCCCAGCTGACG gtcgGACAGAGAGACTCCCCAGTGCCCTCCTGCCCTTCTGCAGACCCGGCCCTGAGGGCCAGCTGGCCGCCAAGGCCCTGCGGAAAG TGCTGTCCCTGAAGCGGCTCCTGTTTCCCACGGAGGACGACAGCGGGGCAGGGCCTCCCCGAGAAGAGGATGGGGTCCCGGGGGGTGGCCCCCTGAGCCTCACGCAGACCCAGGAAATTCGGGAGGAGCTGCTAAGCCTGGAGGAGACCATCAGACAGATGGAG GAAGTGGAAGAGGGATTCTGCCGCCTGCGACTGCTCCTGTCTCAGCTGGGGGACAACGCTGCCCCCCCGCCTGGCTGTACCTGA
- the ARHGEF1 gene encoding rho guanine nucleotide exchange factor 1 isoform X3: protein MRQRLGEPCEPMETEDFARGVAPGPARPGLVPVSIIGAEDEDFENELESSTEEQNSQFQSLEQVKRRPAHLMALLQHVALQFEPGPLLCYLHADVLGSLGTKEAKKAFLDFYHSFLDKTALLRVPVPATVAFELDRTRPELISEDLQRQFVQEVWQSQQAVLSRQLEDFRSKRLMGMTPWEHELAQLEAWAGRDRLGFEARERHLAEQQLTQLEEMQHTISPDEEKSAAVVNAISLYMRHLGVRTKSGDKKSGRNFFRKKVMGNRRADEPTKTKKGLSIFLDAARWSRGEPQAPDFRHPKAEADAEKPGLTERKGGLGVSSRDRNVGVSGQDTPGISLHPLSKDSPDREPGGDAPPEPGDLPPQGPASLEPPAPPESTEEGADSERLSGRLGRSESLRVSDRRRPSRGSLGAKGRGGGRSRSDVDMDPSSATAVLGPARRPTPEPGEEGEPGRSALELEPEEPPGWRELVPPGTLHSLPKSQVKRQEVISELLVTEAAHVRMLRVLHDLFYQPMADGGFFPLEELQNIFPSLDELIEVHSLFLDHLMKRRQDSGYLIEEIGDVLLARFDGPEGSWFQKISSRFCSRQSFALEQLKAKQRKEPRFSAFVQEAESRPRCRRLQLKDMIPTEMQRLTKYPLLLQSIGQNTEEPEEREKVELAAECCREILHHVNQAVRDMEDLLRLKDYQKRLDLSHLRQSSDPMLSEFKSLDITKRKLVHEGPLTWRVTKDKSVEVHVLLLDDLLLLLQRQDERLLLKSHSRTLTPTPDGKTMLRPVLRLTSAMTREVATDHKAFYVIFTWDQEAQIYELVAQTVSERKNWCALITEAAGSLKVPAPASRPKPRPSPSSTREPLLSSSENGSGSRDMPPADGRTERLPSALLPFCRPGPEGQLAAKALRKVLSLKRLLFPTEDDSGAGPPREEDGVPGGGPLSLTQTQEIREELLSLEETIRQMEEVEEGFCRLRLLLSQLGDNAAPPPGCT, encoded by the exons CTGTGCTACCTGCACGCGGacgtgctgggctccctgggcacCAAGGAGGCCAAGAAGGCCTTCCTCGACTTCTACCACAGCTTCCTGGACAAGACGGCG CTTCTGCGGGTGCCTGTCCCTGCCACAGTTGCCTTTGAACTTG ACCGCACCCGGCCGGAACTCATCTCTGAGGACCTCCAGCGGCAGTTTGTGCAGGAGGTGTGGCAGAGCCAGCAGGCAGTGCTCAGCCGGCAGCTGGAGGACTTCCGCTCCAAGCGGCTCATGGGCATGACGCCCTGGGAGCACGAGCTGGCCCAGCTGGAGGCTTGGGCTGGGCGGGACCGCCTGGGCTTCGAGGCCCGGGAGCGGCACTTGGCAGAGCAGCAGCTGACCCAGCTGGAGGAGATGCA ACACACCATTTCTCCTGACGAGGAAAAGAG TGCCGCTGTGGTCAACGCCATCAGCCTGTACATGCGCCACCTTGGGGTGCGGACCAAGAGTGGGGACAAGAAGTCGGGGAGGAATTTCTTCCGAAAAAAG GTCATGGGGAACCGGCGGGCGGACGAGCCCACCAAGACCAAGAAGGGACTGAGCATCTTTCTGGACGCTGCCCGCTGGAGCCGGGGAGAGCCGCAGG CTCCGGATTTTCGACACCCCAAAGCGGAAGCTGATG CTGAGAAGCCAGGCCTTACGGAACGGAAGGGAGGCCTGGGGGTGTCCTCCCGGGACCGGAATGTTGGGGTGTCCGGACAGGACACCCCTGGAATTTCTCTGCACCCACTGTCTAAGGATAGTCCCGACCGGGAACCAG GTGGCGATGCCCCGCCGGAGCCGGGGGACCTGCCCCCACAGGGCCCCGCGAGCCTGGAGCCCCCAGCGCCCCCGGAGAGCACTGAGGAGGGAGCTGACTCCGAGAG GCTGTCAGGGCGTCTGGGGCGCTCAGAGAGCCTGCGGGTGAGTGACCGCCGCCGGCCTTCCCGGGGCAGCCTCGGGGCTAAGGGCCGGGGTGGGGGCCGCTCCCGGAGTGACGTGGACATGGACCCCAGCTCCGCCACGGCCGTGCTCGGCCCTGCCCGACGACCCAC CCCCGAGCCTGGAGAGGAAGGGGAGCCGGGACGGTCAGCCCTGGAGCTGGAACCGGAAGAGCCCCCTGGCTGGCGGGAGCTCGTGCCCCCAGGCACCCTGCACAGCCTCCCCAAGAGCCAGGTGAAGCGCCAGGAGGTCATCAGCG AGCTGCTGGTGACTGAGGCGGCCCATGTCCGCATGCTCCGGGTGCTGCATGACCTCTTCTATCAGCCCATGGCGGATGGGGGCTTCTTTCCCCTGGAGGAGCTACAGAACATCTTCCCCAGCCTGGACGAGCTCATCGAGGTGCACT cCCTATTCCTCGATCACTTGATGAAGCGGAGACAGGACAGTGGCTACCTCATTGAGGAGATCGGAGATGTGCTTCTGGCTCGG TTTGATGGTCCCGAGGGCTCCTGGTTCCAGAAAATCTCCTCCCGCTTCTGCAGCCGCCAGTCATTTGCCTTAGAGCAGCTCAAAGCCAAACAGCGCAAGGAGCCTCGGTTCTCTGCCTTTGTGCAG GAGGCCGAGAGCCGCCCACGGTGCCGCCGCCTGCAGCTGAAGGACATGATCCCCACCGAGATGCAGCGCCTGACCAAGTACCCCCTGCTCCTGCAGAGCATCGGGCAGAACACAG AGGAGCCTGAGGAGCGCGAGAAGGTAGAGCTGGCGGCTGAGTGCTGCAGGGAGATTCTGCACCACGTCAACCAAGCCGTGCGAGACATGGAGGACCTGCTG CGGCTCAAGGATTACCAGAAGCGCCTGGACTTGTCCCACCTACGGCAGAGCAGCGACCCCATGCTGAGCGAGTTCAAG AGCCTGGACATCACCAAGAGGAAGCTGGTCCATGAGGGCCCACTGACGTGGCGGGTGACGAAGGACAAGTCTGTGG AGGTCCACGTGCTGCTGCTGGAtgacctgctgctgctgctccagcGCCAGGACGAGCGGCTGCTGCTCAAGTCACATAGCCGGACGCTGACGCCCACGCCCGACGGCAAGACCATGCTTCGGCCGGTGCTGCGCCTCACCTCCGCCATGACCCGCGAGGTGGCTACTG atcacaaagccTTCTATGTCATCTTTACCTGGGACCAGGAGGCCCAGATATACGAGCTGGTGGCACAGACCGTGTCGGAGCGGAAGAA CTGGTGTGCCCTCATCACCGAGGCTGCTGGGTCCCTGAAGGTCCCTGCACCTGCCTCTCGCCCCAAACCCCGGCCCAGCCCAAGCAG cacccgGGAACCCCTGCTTAGCAGCTCCGAGAATGGCAGTGGCAGCCGAGACATGCCCCCAGCTGACG gtcgGACAGAGAGACTCCCCAGTGCCCTCCTGCCCTTCTGCAGACCCGGCCCTGAGGGCCAGCTGGCCGCCAAGGCCCTGCGGAAAG TGCTGTCCCTGAAGCGGCTCCTGTTTCCCACGGAGGACGACAGCGGGGCAGGGCCTCCCCGAGAAGAGGATGGGGTCCCGGGGGGTGGCCCCCTGAGCCTCACGCAGACCCAGGAAATTCGGGAGGAGCTGCTAAGCCTGGAGGAGACCATCAGACAGATGGAG GAAGTGGAAGAGGGATTCTGCCGCCTGCGACTGCTCCTGTCTCAGCTGGGGGACAACGCTGCCCCCCCGCCTGGCTGTACCTGA
- the ARHGEF1 gene encoding rho guanine nucleotide exchange factor 1 isoform X6, translated as METEDFARGVAPGPARPGLVPVSIIGAEDEDFENELESSTEEQNSQFQSLEQVKRRPAHLMALLQHVALQFEPGPLLCYLHADVLGSLGTKEAKKAFLDFYHSFLDKTALLRVPVPATVAFELDRTRPELISEDLQRQFVQEVWQSQQAVLSRQLEDFRSKRLMGMTPWEHELAQLEAWAGRDRLGFEARERHLAEQQLTQLEEMQHTISPDEEKSAAVVNAISLYMRHLGVRTKSGDKKSGRNFFRKKVMGNRRADEPTKTKKGLSIFLDAARWSRGEPQAPDFRHPKAEADAEKPGLTERKGGLGVSSRDRNVGVSGQDTPGISLHPLSKDSPDREPGGDAPPEPGDLPPQGPASLEPPAPPESTEEGADSERKWKRLSGRLGRSESLRVSDRRRPSRGSLGAKGRGGGRSRSDVDMDPSSATAVLGPARRPTPEPGEEGEPGRSALELEPEEPPGWRELVPPGTLHSLPKSQVKRQEVISELLVTEAAHVRMLRVLHDLFYQPMADGGFFPLEELQNIFPSLDELIEVHSLFLDHLMKRRQDSGYLIEEIGDVLLARFDGPEGSWFQKISSRFCSRQSFALEQLKAKQRKEPRFSAFVQEAESRPRCRRLQLKDMIPTEMQRLTKYPLLLQSIGQNTEEPEEREKVELAAECCREILHHVNQAVRDMEDLLRLKDYQKRLDLSHLRQSSDPMLSEFKSLDITKRKLVHEGPLTWRVTKDKSVEVHVLLLDDLLLLLQRQDERLLLKSHSRTLTPTPDGKTMLRPVLRLTSAMTREVATDHKAFYVIFTWDQEAQIYELVAQTVSERKNWCALITEAAGSLKVPAPASRPKPRPSPSSLSPCPCPSGGSGALASLGTSSPSTREPLLSSSENGSGSRDMPPADGRTERLPSALLPFCRPGPEGQLAAKALRKVLSLKRLLFPTEDDSGAGPPREEDGVPGGGPLSLTQTQEIREELLSLEETIRQMEEVEEGFCRLRLLLSQLGDNAAPPPGCT; from the exons CTGTGCTACCTGCACGCGGacgtgctgggctccctgggcacCAAGGAGGCCAAGAAGGCCTTCCTCGACTTCTACCACAGCTTCCTGGACAAGACGGCG CTTCTGCGGGTGCCTGTCCCTGCCACAGTTGCCTTTGAACTTG ACCGCACCCGGCCGGAACTCATCTCTGAGGACCTCCAGCGGCAGTTTGTGCAGGAGGTGTGGCAGAGCCAGCAGGCAGTGCTCAGCCGGCAGCTGGAGGACTTCCGCTCCAAGCGGCTCATGGGCATGACGCCCTGGGAGCACGAGCTGGCCCAGCTGGAGGCTTGGGCTGGGCGGGACCGCCTGGGCTTCGAGGCCCGGGAGCGGCACTTGGCAGAGCAGCAGCTGACCCAGCTGGAGGAGATGCA ACACACCATTTCTCCTGACGAGGAAAAGAG TGCCGCTGTGGTCAACGCCATCAGCCTGTACATGCGCCACCTTGGGGTGCGGACCAAGAGTGGGGACAAGAAGTCGGGGAGGAATTTCTTCCGAAAAAAG GTCATGGGGAACCGGCGGGCGGACGAGCCCACCAAGACCAAGAAGGGACTGAGCATCTTTCTGGACGCTGCCCGCTGGAGCCGGGGAGAGCCGCAGG CTCCGGATTTTCGACACCCCAAAGCGGAAGCTGATG CTGAGAAGCCAGGCCTTACGGAACGGAAGGGAGGCCTGGGGGTGTCCTCCCGGGACCGGAATGTTGGGGTGTCCGGACAGGACACCCCTGGAATTTCTCTGCACCCACTGTCTAAGGATAGTCCCGACCGGGAACCAG GTGGCGATGCCCCGCCGGAGCCGGGGGACCTGCCCCCACAGGGCCCCGCGAGCCTGGAGCCCCCAGCGCCCCCGGAGAGCACTGAGGAGGGAGCTGACTCCGAGAG AAAGTGGAAGAG GCTGTCAGGGCGTCTGGGGCGCTCAGAGAGCCTGCGGGTGAGTGACCGCCGCCGGCCTTCCCGGGGCAGCCTCGGGGCTAAGGGCCGGGGTGGGGGCCGCTCCCGGAGTGACGTGGACATGGACCCCAGCTCCGCCACGGCCGTGCTCGGCCCTGCCCGACGACCCAC CCCCGAGCCTGGAGAGGAAGGGGAGCCGGGACGGTCAGCCCTGGAGCTGGAACCGGAAGAGCCCCCTGGCTGGCGGGAGCTCGTGCCCCCAGGCACCCTGCACAGCCTCCCCAAGAGCCAGGTGAAGCGCCAGGAGGTCATCAGCG AGCTGCTGGTGACTGAGGCGGCCCATGTCCGCATGCTCCGGGTGCTGCATGACCTCTTCTATCAGCCCATGGCGGATGGGGGCTTCTTTCCCCTGGAGGAGCTACAGAACATCTTCCCCAGCCTGGACGAGCTCATCGAGGTGCACT cCCTATTCCTCGATCACTTGATGAAGCGGAGACAGGACAGTGGCTACCTCATTGAGGAGATCGGAGATGTGCTTCTGGCTCGG TTTGATGGTCCCGAGGGCTCCTGGTTCCAGAAAATCTCCTCCCGCTTCTGCAGCCGCCAGTCATTTGCCTTAGAGCAGCTCAAAGCCAAACAGCGCAAGGAGCCTCGGTTCTCTGCCTTTGTGCAG GAGGCCGAGAGCCGCCCACGGTGCCGCCGCCTGCAGCTGAAGGACATGATCCCCACCGAGATGCAGCGCCTGACCAAGTACCCCCTGCTCCTGCAGAGCATCGGGCAGAACACAG AGGAGCCTGAGGAGCGCGAGAAGGTAGAGCTGGCGGCTGAGTGCTGCAGGGAGATTCTGCACCACGTCAACCAAGCCGTGCGAGACATGGAGGACCTGCTG CGGCTCAAGGATTACCAGAAGCGCCTGGACTTGTCCCACCTACGGCAGAGCAGCGACCCCATGCTGAGCGAGTTCAAG AGCCTGGACATCACCAAGAGGAAGCTGGTCCATGAGGGCCCACTGACGTGGCGGGTGACGAAGGACAAGTCTGTGG AGGTCCACGTGCTGCTGCTGGAtgacctgctgctgctgctccagcGCCAGGACGAGCGGCTGCTGCTCAAGTCACATAGCCGGACGCTGACGCCCACGCCCGACGGCAAGACCATGCTTCGGCCGGTGCTGCGCCTCACCTCCGCCATGACCCGCGAGGTGGCTACTG atcacaaagccTTCTATGTCATCTTTACCTGGGACCAGGAGGCCCAGATATACGAGCTGGTGGCACAGACCGTGTCGGAGCGGAAGAA CTGGTGTGCCCTCATCACCGAGGCTGCTGGGTCCCTGAAGGTCCCTGCACCTGCCTCTCGCCCCAAACCCCGGCCCAGCCCAAGCAG CTtgtctccctgcccctgcccttctGGGGGATCTGGGGCCTTGGCGTCACTCGGCacctcctcccccagcacccgGGAACCCCTGCTTAGCAGCTCCGAGAATGGCAGTGGCAGCCGAGACATGCCCCCAGCTGACG gtcgGACAGAGAGACTCCCCAGTGCCCTCCTGCCCTTCTGCAGACCCGGCCCTGAGGGCCAGCTGGCCGCCAAGGCCCTGCGGAAAG TGCTGTCCCTGAAGCGGCTCCTGTTTCCCACGGAGGACGACAGCGGGGCAGGGCCTCCCCGAGAAGAGGATGGGGTCCCGGGGGGTGGCCCCCTGAGCCTCACGCAGACCCAGGAAATTCGGGAGGAGCTGCTAAGCCTGGAGGAGACCATCAGACAGATGGAG GAAGTGGAAGAGGGATTCTGCCGCCTGCGACTGCTCCTGTCTCAGCTGGGGGACAACGCTGCCCCCCCGCCTGGCTGTACCTGA
- the ARHGEF1 gene encoding rho guanine nucleotide exchange factor 1 isoform X4: MRQRLGEPCEPMETEDFARGVAPGPARPGLVPVSIIGAEDEDFENELESSTEEQNSQFQSLEQVKRRPAHLMALLQHVALQFEPGPLLCYLHADVLGSLGTKEAKKAFLDFYHSFLDKTALLRVPVPATVAFELDRTRPELISEDLQRQFVQEVWQSQQAVLSRQLEDFRSKRLMGMTPWEHELAQLEAWAGRDRLGFEARERHLAEQQLTQLEEMQHTISPDEEKSAAVVNAISLYMRHLGVRTKSGDKKSGRNFFRKKVMGNRRADEPTKTKKGLSIFLDAARWSRGEPQAPDFRHPKAEADAEKPGLTERKGGLGVSSRDRNVGVSGQDTPGISLHPLSKDSPDREPGGDAPPEPGDLPPQGPASLEPPAPPESTEEGADSESPEPGEEGEPGRSALELEPEEPPGWRELVPPGTLHSLPKSQVKRQEVISELLVTEAAHVRMLRVLHDLFYQPMADGGFFPLEELQNIFPSLDELIEVHSLFLDHLMKRRQDSGYLIEEIGDVLLARFDGPEGSWFQKISSRFCSRQSFALEQLKAKQRKEPRFSAFVQEAESRPRCRRLQLKDMIPTEMQRLTKYPLLLQSIGQNTEEPEEREKVELAAECCREILHHVNQAVRDMEDLLRLKDYQKRLDLSHLRQSSDPMLSEFKSLDITKRKLVHEGPLTWRVTKDKSVEVHVLLLDDLLLLLQRQDERLLLKSHSRTLTPTPDGKTMLRPVLRLTSAMTREVATDHKAFYVIFTWDQEAQIYELVAQTVSERKNWCALITEAAGSLKVPAPASRPKPRPSPSSLSPCPCPSGGSGALASLGTSSPSTREPLLSSSENGSGSRDMPPADGRTERLPSALLPFCRPGPEGQLAAKALRKVLSLKRLLFPTEDDSGAGPPREEDGVPGGGPLSLTQTQEIREELLSLEETIRQMEEVEEGFCRLRLLLSQLGDNAAPPPGCT, encoded by the exons CTGTGCTACCTGCACGCGGacgtgctgggctccctgggcacCAAGGAGGCCAAGAAGGCCTTCCTCGACTTCTACCACAGCTTCCTGGACAAGACGGCG CTTCTGCGGGTGCCTGTCCCTGCCACAGTTGCCTTTGAACTTG ACCGCACCCGGCCGGAACTCATCTCTGAGGACCTCCAGCGGCAGTTTGTGCAGGAGGTGTGGCAGAGCCAGCAGGCAGTGCTCAGCCGGCAGCTGGAGGACTTCCGCTCCAAGCGGCTCATGGGCATGACGCCCTGGGAGCACGAGCTGGCCCAGCTGGAGGCTTGGGCTGGGCGGGACCGCCTGGGCTTCGAGGCCCGGGAGCGGCACTTGGCAGAGCAGCAGCTGACCCAGCTGGAGGAGATGCA ACACACCATTTCTCCTGACGAGGAAAAGAG TGCCGCTGTGGTCAACGCCATCAGCCTGTACATGCGCCACCTTGGGGTGCGGACCAAGAGTGGGGACAAGAAGTCGGGGAGGAATTTCTTCCGAAAAAAG GTCATGGGGAACCGGCGGGCGGACGAGCCCACCAAGACCAAGAAGGGACTGAGCATCTTTCTGGACGCTGCCCGCTGGAGCCGGGGAGAGCCGCAGG CTCCGGATTTTCGACACCCCAAAGCGGAAGCTGATG CTGAGAAGCCAGGCCTTACGGAACGGAAGGGAGGCCTGGGGGTGTCCTCCCGGGACCGGAATGTTGGGGTGTCCGGACAGGACACCCCTGGAATTTCTCTGCACCCACTGTCTAAGGATAGTCCCGACCGGGAACCAG GTGGCGATGCCCCGCCGGAGCCGGGGGACCTGCCCCCACAGGGCCCCGCGAGCCTGGAGCCCCCAGCGCCCCCGGAGAGCACTGAGGAGGGAGCTGACTCCGAGAG CCCCGAGCCTGGAGAGGAAGGGGAGCCGGGACGGTCAGCCCTGGAGCTGGAACCGGAAGAGCCCCCTGGCTGGCGGGAGCTCGTGCCCCCAGGCACCCTGCACAGCCTCCCCAAGAGCCAGGTGAAGCGCCAGGAGGTCATCAGCG AGCTGCTGGTGACTGAGGCGGCCCATGTCCGCATGCTCCGGGTGCTGCATGACCTCTTCTATCAGCCCATGGCGGATGGGGGCTTCTTTCCCCTGGAGGAGCTACAGAACATCTTCCCCAGCCTGGACGAGCTCATCGAGGTGCACT cCCTATTCCTCGATCACTTGATGAAGCGGAGACAGGACAGTGGCTACCTCATTGAGGAGATCGGAGATGTGCTTCTGGCTCGG TTTGATGGTCCCGAGGGCTCCTGGTTCCAGAAAATCTCCTCCCGCTTCTGCAGCCGCCAGTCATTTGCCTTAGAGCAGCTCAAAGCCAAACAGCGCAAGGAGCCTCGGTTCTCTGCCTTTGTGCAG GAGGCCGAGAGCCGCCCACGGTGCCGCCGCCTGCAGCTGAAGGACATGATCCCCACCGAGATGCAGCGCCTGACCAAGTACCCCCTGCTCCTGCAGAGCATCGGGCAGAACACAG AGGAGCCTGAGGAGCGCGAGAAGGTAGAGCTGGCGGCTGAGTGCTGCAGGGAGATTCTGCACCACGTCAACCAAGCCGTGCGAGACATGGAGGACCTGCTG CGGCTCAAGGATTACCAGAAGCGCCTGGACTTGTCCCACCTACGGCAGAGCAGCGACCCCATGCTGAGCGAGTTCAAG AGCCTGGACATCACCAAGAGGAAGCTGGTCCATGAGGGCCCACTGACGTGGCGGGTGACGAAGGACAAGTCTGTGG AGGTCCACGTGCTGCTGCTGGAtgacctgctgctgctgctccagcGCCAGGACGAGCGGCTGCTGCTCAAGTCACATAGCCGGACGCTGACGCCCACGCCCGACGGCAAGACCATGCTTCGGCCGGTGCTGCGCCTCACCTCCGCCATGACCCGCGAGGTGGCTACTG atcacaaagccTTCTATGTCATCTTTACCTGGGACCAGGAGGCCCAGATATACGAGCTGGTGGCACAGACCGTGTCGGAGCGGAAGAA CTGGTGTGCCCTCATCACCGAGGCTGCTGGGTCCCTGAAGGTCCCTGCACCTGCCTCTCGCCCCAAACCCCGGCCCAGCCCAAGCAG CTtgtctccctgcccctgcccttctGGGGGATCTGGGGCCTTGGCGTCACTCGGCacctcctcccccagcacccgGGAACCCCTGCTTAGCAGCTCCGAGAATGGCAGTGGCAGCCGAGACATGCCCCCAGCTGACG gtcgGACAGAGAGACTCCCCAGTGCCCTCCTGCCCTTCTGCAGACCCGGCCCTGAGGGCCAGCTGGCCGCCAAGGCCCTGCGGAAAG TGCTGTCCCTGAAGCGGCTCCTGTTTCCCACGGAGGACGACAGCGGGGCAGGGCCTCCCCGAGAAGAGGATGGGGTCCCGGGGGGTGGCCCCCTGAGCCTCACGCAGACCCAGGAAATTCGGGAGGAGCTGCTAAGCCTGGAGGAGACCATCAGACAGATGGAG GAAGTGGAAGAGGGATTCTGCCGCCTGCGACTGCTCCTGTCTCAGCTGGGGGACAACGCTGCCCCCCCGCCTGGCTGTACCTGA